A region of Drosophila suzukii chromosome 2L, CBGP_Dsuzu_IsoJpt1.0, whole genome shotgun sequence DNA encodes the following proteins:
- the LOC108010598 gene encoding pseudouridine-5'-phosphatase, producing the protein MCSPCCKTPAECAGCSPMCCSPGISYCIFDLESAVFDTRHIYRKALKDLVRSYDKRIPDILHVQSGPMTISEMSELFCRKLDIPMSWDSFRYDLNERTAQLIANPPFMDGVERLVRHLRGCCMELGLVTSCSEANYCSKIRGREEFFENFSTVVCADDPELRAFKPEPDVYLIAMSRLGDAGPDCTLVFDGTTQGVQAASDARLPVIMLAEKDLPCCWSELAALRFEYLDDFEPEMFNLPPFTDPEPKRRSSRRRTRYSQRLTVIRRRAAEAAAEEEEAEEEEPEPPEEPPVLADPSILNLRE; encoded by the exons ATGTGCAGTCCTTGCTGTAAGACTCCAGCAGAATGTGCTGGTTGTTCGCCAATGTGCTGCAGTCCGGGTATTAGCTACTGCATATTTGACTTGGAGAGTGCTGTCTTTG ATACCCGTCACATCTACCGGAAGGCTCTGAAGGACTTGGTGCGTAGTTACGACAAGAGGATACCAGACATTTTACATGTCCAAAGTGGACCGATGACCATATCTGAAATGTCAGAACTGTTCTGCCGGAAGCTCGACATTCCCATGAGTTGGGATTCGTTTCGGTATGATCTTAACGAGAGGACCGCCCAGTTGATTGCGAATCCCCCCTTTATGGATGGTGTTGAGCGATTGGTGAGGCATTTGCGTGGCTGCTGCATGGAACTGGGCCTGGTCACCTCCTGTTCGGAGGCCAACTACTGCTCCAAGATTCGTGGTCGGGAGGAGTTCTTCGAGAACTTTTCGACCGTGGTCTGTGCCGATGATCCGGAGTTGAGGGCTTTCAAGCCCGAACCGGATGTCTACCTAATTGCCATGTCAAGGTTGGGCGATGCTGGACCCGATTGTACCCTAGTTTTCGATGGAACCACCCAGGGAGTTCAGGCCGCAAGTGATGCTAGACTTCCAGTCATTATGTTGGCCGAAAAGGATCTACCCTGCTGTTGGTCTGAATTGGCCGCCCTGCGTTTCGAATACCTGGACGATTTCGAACCAGAGATGTTCAATTTGCCACCCTTTACGGATCCCGAACCCAAAAGGCGATCGAGTCGCCGTCGCACGAGATACAGTCAGAGGTTGACCGTAATCCGCAGAAGAGCCGCCGAAGCCGCTGCCGAGGAAGAGGAGGCGGAAGAGGAGGAACCGGAACCACCGGAGGAACCACCAGTACTGGCAGATCCAtcgattttaaatttaagagaATAA
- the LOC108009462 gene encoding probable pseudouridine-5'-phosphatase: MSEEGVGTKMGLRRCSFQHVTHCIFELDGLLIDSERLRAESVQKILDPYGHTYSFDLKMRCLGKPDSEQASLILNTFNLPFSLTEFENQQEQQCRSKLGFIRLMPGVERLLNHLNEFNVPMAIGSGSCRDSYRIKTRRHSRLFDVFHHVVLSGSDDEVKEGKPAPDIFLTTASRFKDSPDPRKCLVFESSLVGMEAALAAGMQVVLVPDPLVSIRASAPASLRLRSLEGFKPQYFGLPAL; encoded by the coding sequence ATGTCAGAGGAAGGTGTGGGTACCAAAATGGGATTGAGGCGTTGTTCTTTTCAGCATGTTACCCATTGCATTTTCGAATTGGATGGCCTTCTGATAGATAGTGAACGACTGAGAGCTGAATCGGTTCAGAAAATTCTGGATCCTTATGGTCATACGTATAGCTTCGATCTCAAGATGAGGTGCTTGGGAAAACCGGACTCCGAACAGGCCTCCCTTATCTTAAACACCTTCAATCTGCCCTTTAGTCTTACTGAGTTTGAGAATCAGCAAGAACAACAATGTCGCAGTAAATTGGGTTTTATTCGCTTGATGCCTGGAGTGGAACGTCTTCTCAATCATCTGAATGAGTTTAATGTCCCGATGGCAATTGGAAGTGGCAGCTGTCGGGATTCGTATAGGATAAAGACACGTCGCCATTCCAGGCTCTTCGATGTCTTCCATCATGTGGTCTTGAGTGGTTCGGACGACGAGGTCAAGGAGGGAAAACCCGCTCCAGACATTTTCCTCACCACCGCCTCGAGATTTAAGGATTCTCCAGACCCCAGGAAATGTCTGGTTTTCGAGTCTTCACTGGTGGGAATGGAGGCTGCTCTGGCCGCTGGAATGCAAGTGGTTCTCGTTCCCGATCCTCTGGTCTCCATTCGAGCAAGTGCACCGGCGTCCTTGAGACTGCGATCTTTGGAGGGCTTCAAGCCGCAATATTTTGGACTACCAGCTTTGTAG
- the LOC108010514 gene encoding probable pseudouridine-5'-phosphatase, translating into MCTPCCRVCKAPPQCSSCPPMCCSPGISYCIFDLESAVFDTRHVYQRALIELVSSYNRTIPELVLIQCGPMETAEMAELICRKCDLPVSWESFRFQLNERTSDLIANPTLMPGVQRLVTHLRKCCMGLGLVTSCPESMYCTKIRDREDFFDNFSSVICADDADLRAPKPEPDIYLIAMSRLGDAGPDCTLVFDGTPKGVQAATDARLPVVMLAEKELPCCWSELASLRLETLEEFDPEQFNMPPYSCTEPPRRKSKTSSRRSSQKSGVSRRSSAARRKATEDAETDVGEEEEDEGEEAA; encoded by the exons ATGTGCACTCCTTGCTGTAGGGTTTGCAAAGCTCCACCACAATGTTCAAGTTGTCCACCGATGTGCTGCAGTCCGGGGATTAGCTACTGCATCTTCGATCTGGAGAGTGCTGTTTTTG ACACCCGTCACGTCTATCAGAGGGCTCTAATTGAGCTGGTCTCGAGTTATAATAGGACGATACCCGAACTGGTTCTGATCCAATGTGGACCAATGGAAACGGCTGAGATGGCGGAGTTGATTTGCCGAAAGTGCGATCTTCCCGTGAGCTGGGAGTCTTTTCGCTTTCAGCTGAATGAACGCACTTCCGATCTGATCGCCAATCCCACCCTGATGCCGGGAGTTCAGCGATTGGTCACCCATTTGCGCAAATGTTGCATGGGACTGGGATTGGTCACCTCGTGCCCGGAATCGATGTATTGCACCAAGATTCGAGATCGGGAGGATTTCTTCGATAACTTCTCTTCGGTGATCTGTGCAGATGATGCGGATTTAAGGGCCCCGAAACCGGAACCGGATATCTATTTGATTGCCATGTCTCGGCTGGGAGATGCTGGACCCGATTGCACCCTGGTTTTCGATGGAACGCCCAAGGGAGTCCAGGCTGCCACGGATGCTCGACTGCCAGTGGTAATGTTGGCCGAAAAGGAGCTTCCCTGCTGCTGGTCAGAGCTGGCCTCTTTGCGCCTGGAAACCCTGGAGGAATTTGACCCAGAGCAGTTTAATATGCCACCGTACAGTTGCACGGAGCCACCTCGTCGGAAATCCAAGACATCAAGTCGTCGTAGCTCCCAAAAATCTGGGGTAAGTCGCCGGAGTTCCGCAGCTAGAAGAAAAGCTACCGAGGATGCGGAGACCGATGTGGGCGAGGAGGAGGAAGATGAAGGCGAGGAAGCCGcataa
- the LOC108009455 gene encoding pseudouridine-5'-phosphatase yields MTPKKCYCPVTHVIFDCDGTLIDSEVIYLKTVQELLAPYGKSYTKDDQALHMGMPANTFSQHIVKELNLPVTPEKFQEQFESTSEKYMGNVSLLPGVRDLVLHLHEYRIPFCIATSSFKRIFQLKARSFSDIFLAFHHVVCGDDPEIGPGRGKPNPDIFLLAASRFNPPADPKKCLIFEDAPLGMRGGIAAGSQVVFIPPEHVNKQQKKGATMVLKSMADFKPELFGLPAFGNCSKFEFG; encoded by the exons ATGACTCCGAAGAAATGCTACTGTCCAGTCACTCATGTCATCTTTGATTGCGATGGAACCTTAatag ATAGTGAAGTCATATACCTAAAAACTGTTCAAGAATTACTCGCTCCATATGGCAAATCTTACACCAAAGACGATCAGGCGCTTCACATGGGAATGCCGGCAAATACCTTTTCTCAACACATCGTGAAGGAGTTAAATCTGCCAGTTACACCTGAGAAGTTCCAAGAGCAATTCGAATCAACTTCTGAGAAGTATATGGGAAATGTTTCCCTGTTGCCAGGGGTCCGGGATCTGGTTCTCCACTTGCACGAATACCGCATACCCTTCTGCATAGCAACAAGTTCGTTTAAGAGAATATTCCAGTTGAAGGCGAGGTCATTCAGTGATATATTTCTGGCCTTTCATCACGTTGTCTGTGGCGATGATCCGGAAATCGGACCGGGCAGAGGCAAGCCCAACCCGGATATCTTCCTCCTAGCCGCCTCGAGGTTCAATCCACCTGCGGATCCCAAAAAGTGTCTAATTTTCGAGGACGCGCCACTTGGTATGAGAGGTGGAATAGCAGCTGGCAGTCAAGTGGTTTTTATACCACCTGAACATGTTAATAAGCAGCAGAAAAAGGGAGCCACTATGGTTCTCAAGTCCATGGCGGACTTTAAGCCCGAGCTATTTGGCCTACCAGCCTTTGGAAACTGCTCAAAATTTGAGTTTGGCTAA